In Brienomyrus brachyistius isolate T26 unplaced genomic scaffold, BBRACH_0.4 scaffold53, whole genome shotgun sequence, a single window of DNA contains:
- the napgb gene encoding N-ethylmaleimide-sensitive factor attachment protein, gamma b, with product MAAQKINEAHEHIAKAEKCLKTSLTKWKPDYDSAASEYAKAAVAFKNAKQFEQAKDAYVKEAEYHTENKALFHAAKALEQAGMMMKDMKRMPEAIQYIEKASMMYVENGTPDTAAMALDRAGKLIEPVNVEKAIDLYKKAASVFENEDRLRQAAELLGKSSRLLVRLRRLDEAAASIQKEKNMYKEIENYPTCFKKTIAQVLVHLHRSDFVAADKCVRESYSIPGFSGSEDCVAMEQLLQGYDEQDEDAVSRVCSSPLLKYMDNDYAKLAVALKVPGGGKKKKSPTVPQGGAGAPAAAEEDEYEGGLC from the exons ATGGCAGCCCAGAAGATAAACGAAGCCCACGAGCACATTGCCAAGGCTGAAAAATG TTTAAAGACCAGCTTAACAAAGTGGAAGCCGGACTATGACAGCGCAGCATCGGAGTACGCAAAGGCAG CTGTGGCCTTCAAAAATGCCAAGCAGTTTGAGCAGGCGAAGGATGCTTATGTCAAGGAGGCCGAGTACCACACGGAGAATAAGGC TCTTTTCCACGCAGCAAA GGCTCTTGAACAAGCGGGGATGATGATGAAA GATATGAAGCGCATGCCTGAGGCCATCCAGTATATCGAGAAAGCCAGCATGATGTATGTGGAGAACGGCACCCCAGACACAGCTGCCATGGCACTGGACAGAGCAGGAAA GCTCATAGAACCCGTCAATGTAGAAAAAGCCATCGATCTTTACAAGAAAGCAGCATCGGTGTTTGAG AACGAGGACCGTCTCCGACAGGCCGCTGAGCTCTTGGGAAAATCCTCCAGGCTTCTTGTGAGGCTACGCAG gcttGATGAAGCTGCAGCCTCCAttcagaaggaaaaaaacatgtataAAGAAATAGAAAATTATCCGACCTGCTTCAAA AAAACCATCGCCCAGGTCCTGGTGCATCTGCACAGGAGCGACTTCGTTGCAGCTGACAAATGCGTCCGGGAGAGTTACAG TATCCCAGGGTTCAGTGGGAGTGAGGACTGCGTAGCTATGGAGCAGCTGTTGCAGGGATACGACGAGCAGGACGAGGATGCTGTTAGCCGCGTTTGCAGCTCCCCTCTGCTGAAATACATGGACAACGAT TATGCTAAGTTGGCAGTCGCCTTGAAGGTTCCAGGGGGTGGGAAAAAGAAGAAATCCCCAACTGTACCTCAAGGGGGTGCTGGAGCACCAGCTGCAGCAGAGGAGGATGAATACGAGGGAGGCCTGTGTTAG